In Melanotaenia boesemani isolate fMelBoe1 chromosome 5, fMelBoe1.pri, whole genome shotgun sequence, the DNA window GATTGACCCAGTATTCAGTTTATAAATGTGTTCCCTCTAAGGTCCATTGAAAGACACACCGCTGCTTCATATAGAGTGAACCATGCCACCAGTGAATTAGAAACACACCAAACCTTATTTCAAATATCGAGGAGAGTCAACATATTTCCACTGTGCATCTTAAGTGGCCTTTCACAGTAATAACCTTGAATATTCTTTGAAAAGAATgtgaatgggaaaaaaaaactgaagtgcGCTTTGGAAGCTTGGAACGCTACACTGTGGTGGTAAAGTGACTAGAGGCCATGAGTGGGATATTGAGCCCATCTCATATATGTTTAATACTCACATGGATGACGAGTCAATTGGAGATGCAGGGTCAGTTAAGAAAGGTCACTAAGCATTGAagactgaaagaaaaatcaTAAAAGAGAGAAGATGTGCATTTTTGCCTTATGTGTGCATAAATGTGAAGTGAAAAAGGTTTTCGGATGCATCTGCACTCTTCTCAAATGTCCACAAGTGCTTCTGTCTCCATAAGCTGTAGAAATAAacaggtttctttttcttctataCGAGTGTATATTTTTAGGATTGCTTCTTTGAAGGGTCTATATGTCTTTTATTCAGCttatcttcttgttttctgtcaggtctttctttattttgatgcTCCCCCCGGTGAGGCAGAAATGGCTCCTTGAGGCCACCACTTTAACAGATAAATATATCTAGAATTAGCTAAAGGGCCACAGTGCTCAGACAAATGTAGCTTGAGTATTTGAGTAATTGTCAACTGCTTCCTTACACATAGTGCAATAACAACTTTTATTGAATGTTTGTTTTCCAACATGTCTGCACATTGTAACTATGGCAGATAAAATCTAGAGGAAATGTGCTTTGATAAGTGATTTATATAAGTGTCTAAAAGCTCTGAGGAATAAAGATATGTAGTTTATGAACAAGTGTGTGAggaaaatcaattaaatttttCAAAGCAATGCTCCTTAAAGAAAAATTGGttatataataaaatgattcaacaaaactggagaaatcagtaaagattaaaaaaaagacaagtctAAGCTGGATCCAGGGGACCGCGGACTGCACTACATCAACAAAGGTTATTTATctaaagctggaaaaaaatacaTGGGCAAATGTTTGGTAAATTCATAATGAGTCagttacttttgtcagtaactaatactctatcacatttctctttaaataaagtaactgagttaccaTTATCCTATTTTGTGTTACTCCATTACTAGCTAAGTTAATACATGTCggccagcagctgtgagcttcATCCTGTTTACAGCGGTGATGCTGCAAAGTTCTCTTGTTGGGCTTATATTTCTGTGAAGTTGCTTGTAAATATCATCATTTGCAGGTCgcaagtttttgttttcttatgtgTAGTTGCTTACTTGGGCTTCCTTTGCTCCCTTTGTGAAGCCTTCCTGTTTCTTTCACAGCTGTGCATAAAGCAATAACTGACAGTACCCCCTCCCCAAGAGCCAGCAACTAGACGGCCCACAAAGtccaaagaaaaaaggaagtcCAAGCAGGGTGGGCAGAGGGGGTCTAGAGGAGGGACGAGGCCCAGGCAAACAGTCTGGGTGACAAAGTTTAGGAGGTTGCGCAGACAGCAGGCTTGCCTCTGGAGGTCGGCTGAGAGGCCGAGACGACAGCAGGCTTGGTTTCCGGAGGACTGCTGGGAGGTTGTGCAGacaggagctggatctctgTGGGACTCGGCAGCATCCGTTCAACGACAGGTCCTGGCGCCAAAAGCAGAGGAGGTGCAACGTCCTTGTAGGCAGGAAccccaggagacagaggaggagtaACCCCCTCGGAGTAGCAGACCACAGACTCGAGCTGAACAGGATGCTGGAGATGTGGACCATGGAGCTGGTGGCGACACAGGGGGAGAAGACCTGGGTGCTGGCATGGGACGCTGCAGAGTTGGGCAGGACCTGGGCGCCAATGTGAGATGCAGCAGAGCTGGTGGCAACACTGGGGACGTTGACCATGGAGCTGATAGCAGCACTGGGGGAGAAGACCCGGGCACTGGAGtgggacgctgcagagcagggcGGGACCTGGGCGCCAGCGTGGGAAGCTACAGAGCTGGTGGCAACACTGGAGATGTGAAGCGTGAAGCCGGTAGGAGACACTTGAGACATGAGGCGAGGTGCTGGTAGCAATGGTGCAAGGTTATGTGGTCTGAACCCTCGCTTCCTTCTGGCCGCCGCAGTCCGTGCAGACCCATGTGGCGTGAGTCTGCCTAAAGGTGTCCAGATAGTCAGTCTGGACCCCCGGAATGGCGACCTCTCGGGTTAATCCCTTGTCTGAGAGGTATGCCAGTCAAGCTAGCTCACCAATCCCGCTGAGCCAGAGTGAAGCCAGTCCATTTCGCCTCCCTCCAGCCATCCCACCAGTGCTGCCAAGGGGATGTAGGGATGGCCCACTCGGTCCGGTTCTGGCCAGTTCATTTTGTCATGAGAGGCGTGaatgtgaggacccaaatgcaggctcacaaggcaggaggcagacccATGCAGGTTAAAGGTTTCATAAAGTTAAACTCAAACTACATAacacaaaggaaacaaacaatGAACTGGCAAAGGAGGAACTGAAACCGATGGTTTATATACACTGAGGAACTAACgagacacaggtgaggtg includes these proteins:
- the LOC121640613 gene encoding uncharacterized protein LOC121640613 isoform X2, coding for MAGGRRNGLASLWLSGIVSPTGFTLHISSVATSSAASHSSARVFSPSAAISSMVNVPSVATSSAASHIGAQVLPNSAASHASTQVFSPCVATSSMVHISSILFSSSLWSATPRGLLLLCLLGFLPTRTLHLLCFWRQDLSLNGCCRVPQRSSSCLHNLPAVLRKPSLLSSRPLSRPPEASLLSAQPPKLCHPDCLPGPRPSSRPPLPTLLGLPFFFGLCGPSSCWLLGRGYCQLLLYAQL
- the LOC121640613 gene encoding uncharacterized protein LOC121640613 isoform X1; this translates as MAGGRRNGLASLWLSGIVSPTGFTLHISSVATSSAASHSSARVFSPSAAISSMVNVPSVATSSAASHIGAQVLPNSAASHASTQVFSPCVATSSMVHISSILFSSSLWSATPRGLLLLCLLGFLPTRTLHLLCFWRQDLSLNGCCRVPQRSSSCLHNLPAVLRKPSLLSSRPLSRPPEASLLSAQPPKLCHPDCLPGPRPSSRPPLPTLLGLPFFFGLCGPSSCWLLGRGYCQLLLYAQL